One part of the Pirellulales bacterium genome encodes these proteins:
- a CDS encoding glycoside hydrolase family 76 protein yields the protein MSKTLSAAVLVLSFAGAMQAAQPSQYAQRAREVTEHIQKTLFDSRSGVYFRSMTERKPDYVWRQSVMFSNLVAAARSEPATYGPLLQKYFRALDGYWDPKVKIPGYEPAPTRGNGNDKYYDDNAWLVITFLEAYETNRDPRYLARADATLEFVLSGWDDESGGGIWWHQAHKDGTKNACANGPAAVGCLRLAKYRERDPAALVDRARKIVAWTVSALQAKDGLFEDRKVVASGEVKRGKLTYNSALMLRALLGLYRATGEKEYLEQAQRIAKSADSLLDRNTGVYRDAVRYSHFMVEADLELYRTTKEEYLLKRANKNVAAFYENWKANPPDDMISNAAIARVLWLMAETETDAGRAFWQGADKVRK from the coding sequence ATGAGCAAGACGCTGTCGGCAGCCGTGTTGGTTTTATCCTTTGCCGGCGCAATGCAGGCCGCGCAGCCGAGCCAGTATGCGCAGCGCGCCCGCGAAGTGACGGAACACATCCAGAAGACCCTCTTCGATTCGCGGAGCGGCGTGTATTTCCGATCCATGACGGAGCGGAAGCCCGATTACGTGTGGCGCCAGAGCGTGATGTTCTCGAATCTCGTCGCGGCGGCGCGGTCGGAGCCAGCCACTTACGGCCCGCTCCTGCAAAAATACTTCAGGGCACTCGATGGCTACTGGGATCCGAAAGTCAAAATCCCCGGCTACGAACCGGCGCCCACCCGCGGCAATGGCAACGACAAGTATTACGACGACAACGCCTGGCTGGTCATCACGTTTCTCGAAGCCTATGAGACGAACCGCGACCCGCGCTATCTCGCGCGAGCCGACGCGACGCTAGAATTCGTGCTGAGCGGTTGGGACGACGAGAGCGGCGGGGGAATCTGGTGGCATCAAGCACACAAGGACGGCACCAAGAACGCCTGCGCCAATGGGCCGGCGGCGGTGGGCTGTCTGCGGCTCGCGAAATATCGCGAAAGAGACCCCGCGGCGCTCGTTGATCGAGCCCGCAAGATCGTCGCCTGGACGGTCAGCGCGCTGCAGGCGAAGGACGGCCTGTTTGAGGACCGCAAAGTCGTCGCCAGCGGCGAGGTCAAGCGCGGCAAACTGACGTACAACTCCGCGCTAATGCTCCGCGCGCTGCTGGGCCTCTATCGGGCCACGGGCGAGAAGGAGTATCTGGAGCAAGCCCAACGGATCGCGAAATCCGCGGACTCGCTTCTGGACCGGAACACGGGCGTCTATCGCGATGCCGTGCGGTATTCACATTTCATGGTCGAAGCCGATCTGGAATTGTACCGCACCACGAAGGAGGAGTACCTGCTGAAGCGGGCAAATAAGAATGTGGCCGCTTTCTATGAGAACTGGAAAGCGAATCCGCCCGACGACATGATCTCGAACGCGGCCATCGCGCGCGTGCTGTGGTTGATGGCCGAAACGGAGACGGACGCCGGGCGAGCGTTTTGGCAGGGCGCGGATAAAGTGAGGAAATGA
- a CDS encoding right-handed parallel beta-helix repeat-containing protein, with protein MESRRLLSITANYSGTTLSIHADPGDTVAISRDAGGGIDVSGPSVVGSSAGAVTKITIDQTSTGASPIKIDLSGVTAANFGSLTTIAVGTVLAATDNFEFSNAVNNANVALQAETSATTKFDAAFAVALKSLDASASSATDLNGGSITTTAGQSYGAVVLSADATLTDTGASNNLTFNSTVQSDALGPWALTVRNDGTTDFKGFVGSSVNGALKSVTTEGYSSTTTGTTRFDAGNASNSVTTTQGQNYDNAVKLGANTRLVSTGAAAVADISFGSTIGYATATPEALTFSTAGRVIYREFTNNGALATAANLGVGPGIHLFYSPIDPGENDWYRFQVLRADTVDVKAAFDTSVGPLSLAVLDSAGNPLQTGSATASGAQVSSLAVQPGLYYIHVSGGTALHQPYSLAVDRSGAAPQIYYVNDASSLNDVYTLAAGNDANSGLDPAHPKATVQSVLDTYSLGPGNLVVVDTGTYSGSTVQITAADKGAAYAGSPNGTTFNMGFALTDADYDTINGFTFAGFGGTGISVQPSAVNDSTHNNFLNNTFSGLSTAIQITNGSFDVVSGNTIVGGSYGVLLSGCGNEAVNNNAISGATYSIYDSAGTSNSIYSDTLATGSYGVFVQSDSGALIHDNSITGFTADGIFDNSPGPVYSNQVSFSATGIYSQGSAIIYGNQVHDNTTGLSGYGSFGGSDWSAPNLVYNNQTGISAFGASSVAFNRVYSDVVGIDLHDTASANHNLVYRNSSLGILVDGAHNLSLLGNTVYIPAGYAGAPDAIRLQGGANNVTLENNILWSDSGYDLYVTTDSQIGFNSDYNNLYTTGSGKLVWWQKDFSDLFDWQVEAAYDRHSIGYTTVSPTLDNPQFVNLAADNYHLTAVASTSIAAGDPTSAFNLQPNPSGGRIELGAYGNTSGAALAPANFIRIDYPNFYTDWEVNVGHAIQWHAYNVTGNVRLDLYQQGAGFLSTIATVDVGNNPGGSPNQPVNGVTLGAYGWSPAASGLTGSTANRYWIKVTSVPNSAIFIQSRENFSVPAAGSFYYVNDASLTGDEWSTAVGNNRNTGKTPGDPKANLLPILGAFQLGPNTTVRIDTGNYIEVRNVVISGNLAIGNGQGTTFTGPDDGNPAHVATLDRANTNNGSTNIDVNAGNFVTLQHLTLLGAQHGLWVRNASTNFNGSDLTVANNSSDGIRIESGATATVVTRLISYGNGGDGINIATPIANLSNSQSYNNAGVGINVSNSTAGSPTIIGDTDPTLADGQGNLVHNNATGIYATGYVQVTGNTVYNNTGTGIYLYSGGSGLQASQNVVHDNGVGIQTYSGGVVSNNRVYHNANQGILVYYNASVLGNTVYSNSIGIQESAYGQIANNLVYANANEGIELTGTYSSGAQVTNNTVYQVVGDAVLVQSGSQNVTLRNNILWVLAGYDLNVTPDSQIGFSSDYNDLYISGSGQVAFWQGVPRSALFAWQVTAFDDQNSLSRDPLFVNPLGADGVLGYGSPTNDGRDDNFHLQSPFGYFAGSSAPVADTISGKPALLTKSEVINSALGTSPGIDRGDPSSSYANEPAPNGGFINLGADGNSSFASISPNQYVLVTRPVGGEVWPELQTFQIGWRSQDVNDPSNTLDTIRIDLTEQGNPSFDLPIATGLPATSNGQYAWFVPNSITPAADYVIKVTRVAGGGNFFGASLAPFTITAPQFAYYVADPNKLTHDSHDWTTAPGNDANSGVDPAHPKASIAAVLNAYPNIGAGATIFVDDGNYTLATNTVIAAANSGLTIDGYNSLVAPTTFAGTADPLRQAVLNRGNTSSGSEAIQMAGASGVTLENLQLTGGYYGLTGTGANNLLV; from the coding sequence TTGGAATCTCGCAGGCTGCTATCGATCACCGCCAACTACTCCGGCACCACGCTTTCCATCCATGCGGATCCCGGAGACACCGTCGCGATCTCAAGAGATGCTGGCGGAGGCATCGACGTTTCCGGGCCCTCCGTCGTCGGATCGTCCGCCGGGGCGGTGACCAAAATCACGATCGATCAGACTTCGACCGGCGCAAGCCCAATCAAGATTGATCTTAGCGGCGTCACCGCCGCCAATTTCGGCTCTCTGACGACGATCGCCGTTGGCACAGTGCTAGCAGCGACCGACAACTTCGAGTTTTCCAATGCAGTCAACAACGCTAATGTCGCTCTACAAGCCGAAACGAGCGCAACGACCAAATTCGATGCCGCCTTTGCCGTCGCTCTAAAATCGCTCGACGCCTCCGCCAGCAGCGCGACCGATCTCAACGGCGGCAGCATAACCACTACTGCGGGCCAGAGCTACGGCGCTGTCGTTTTGTCGGCCGACGCCACGCTGACAGACACGGGGGCCAGCAACAATCTCACCTTCAATTCAACCGTTCAAAGCGATGCCCTGGGTCCTTGGGCCTTGACGGTCCGCAACGACGGCACGACCGACTTCAAGGGATTTGTCGGCAGCAGCGTAAACGGGGCCCTGAAAAGCGTAACGACGGAGGGATACAGCTCGACCACGACAGGCACGACGCGATTCGATGCCGGCAACGCGTCCAATTCGGTGACGACGACCCAGGGCCAGAACTACGACAATGCCGTGAAACTCGGGGCGAATACGAGGCTGGTGAGCACAGGCGCCGCCGCCGTGGCCGACATCTCGTTCGGATCTACGATCGGCTACGCCACGGCAACCCCCGAGGCTCTCACATTCAGCACCGCGGGGAGAGTGATCTATCGGGAGTTCACCAATAACGGCGCTCTGGCAACTGCCGCCAACTTGGGCGTAGGACCTGGCATCCATCTTTTCTACTCGCCGATTGATCCGGGCGAGAACGATTGGTATCGATTTCAAGTCCTTCGCGCGGATACCGTCGACGTGAAAGCTGCGTTCGACACGTCGGTCGGGCCCTTGTCGCTAGCGGTCCTGGACTCGGCGGGCAATCCCTTGCAGACGGGCTCGGCCACGGCCAGCGGCGCCCAGGTGTCTTCGCTCGCCGTTCAACCGGGGCTGTATTACATTCACGTTTCTGGCGGCACTGCGCTGCACCAGCCTTATTCGCTCGCCGTCGATCGCAGCGGCGCGGCGCCGCAGATTTATTACGTCAACGACGCGAGTTCTCTCAATGATGTTTACACCTTGGCCGCTGGCAACGACGCCAATAGCGGTCTGGACCCCGCGCATCCCAAGGCCACGGTCCAGTCGGTCCTGGACACGTACAGCCTTGGTCCCGGCAATTTGGTGGTCGTCGACACCGGGACTTACAGCGGCAGTACGGTTCAGATCACAGCGGCCGACAAGGGAGCGGCCTACGCAGGCAGCCCGAACGGGACCACATTCAACATGGGCTTCGCGCTCACGGACGCAGATTACGACACGATTAACGGTTTCACGTTTGCAGGCTTTGGCGGAACTGGGATTTCGGTCCAGCCGAGCGCTGTCAACGACTCGACACACAACAACTTCCTCAATAACACATTTTCTGGATTGTCCACGGCGATTCAAATTACCAACGGCAGCTTCGACGTTGTCTCGGGCAATACGATCGTTGGAGGCTCCTACGGGGTCCTCCTCAGCGGCTGTGGCAATGAAGCGGTCAACAATAATGCGATCTCCGGCGCGACATATTCCATCTATGATTCGGCCGGCACGAGCAACTCCATTTATTCCGACACGCTGGCCACCGGTTCCTACGGCGTATTCGTTCAAAGCGATTCCGGCGCGTTGATTCATGACAACAGCATCACGGGCTTTACGGCCGATGGAATCTTCGACAACTCCCCTGGTCCAGTTTACAGTAACCAGGTTTCGTTCAGCGCGACCGGAATCTATTCGCAAGGAAGCGCAATCATTTATGGCAACCAAGTTCACGACAACACGACGGGGCTTTCCGGATACGGCTCGTTTGGCGGTTCCGATTGGTCGGCGCCCAATCTGGTTTACAACAACCAAACCGGAATCTCCGCATTCGGCGCGTCGAGCGTGGCCTTCAATCGCGTCTACTCCGACGTCGTGGGGATCGATCTGCACGATACGGCATCCGCCAATCACAACTTGGTCTATCGAAACAGCAGTCTCGGAATCCTGGTTGATGGCGCCCACAATCTGTCCCTTCTGGGCAACACCGTCTACATTCCCGCCGGATATGCGGGCGCTCCCGATGCAATTCGCCTGCAGGGCGGGGCAAACAACGTCACCCTGGAGAACAACATCCTCTGGAGCGATTCCGGCTACGATCTCTATGTGACGACAGATAGCCAAATCGGCTTCAACAGCGATTACAACAACCTTTACACCACGGGCAGCGGCAAACTCGTCTGGTGGCAGAAGGATTTCAGCGATCTCTTCGATTGGCAGGTCGAAGCCGCCTACGATCGCCATTCGATCGGCTACACGACCGTCAGCCCCACGCTCGACAATCCGCAATTCGTCAACCTCGCGGCCGACAACTATCATCTCACCGCAGTGGCCTCGACCAGCATTGCCGCCGGCGATCCGACAAGCGCATTTAACTTGCAGCCCAACCCCAGCGGCGGACGGATCGAGCTGGGCGCCTACGGCAACACGTCCGGCGCCGCCCTCGCGCCGGCCAACTTCATCCGGATCGACTATCCGAACTTCTACACCGACTGGGAAGTGAATGTCGGCCACGCAATCCAGTGGCACGCCTACAACGTGACGGGCAACGTTCGGCTAGACCTGTATCAGCAAGGCGCAGGGTTCCTCTCCACGATCGCCACGGTCGACGTGGGAAACAACCCAGGCGGCTCGCCAAACCAGCCGGTGAACGGCGTGACCTTGGGGGCCTACGGCTGGAGTCCCGCAGCCAGCGGCCTGACCGGCTCGACGGCAAATCGCTATTGGATTAAGGTCACGTCCGTGCCGAATTCGGCAATCTTCATCCAATCGCGCGAAAACTTCTCGGTTCCTGCCGCCGGAAGCTTCTACTATGTGAACGACGCCAGCCTCACAGGAGACGAATGGTCGACGGCCGTCGGGAACAATCGGAACACCGGCAAAACGCCCGGCGATCCGAAGGCCAATCTCTTGCCGATACTCGGCGCGTTTCAATTGGGACCCAACACGACGGTCCGTATCGACACGGGAAATTACATTGAGGTGCGGAACGTCGTCATCAGCGGGAATCTGGCGATCGGCAATGGCCAGGGCACCACGTTCACGGGTCCCGACGACGGGAATCCTGCCCATGTCGCAACGCTCGATCGGGCGAACACGAACAACGGCAGCACCAATATCGACGTGAACGCCGGCAACTTCGTGACGTTGCAGCACCTGACCCTGCTCGGCGCCCAGCACGGCCTATGGGTCCGCAATGCAAGCACCAACTTTAATGGGTCGGACCTGACCGTGGCCAATAACTCGAGCGATGGAATCCGAATTGAATCCGGCGCCACGGCGACCGTCGTCACTCGCCTGATTTCTTATGGCAACGGCGGCGATGGGATTAATATCGCAACCCCGATTGCGAATCTGAGCAACAGTCAGTCGTACAACAATGCTGGCGTTGGAATCAACGTTTCGAATAGCACGGCCGGCAGCCCAACCATCATTGGCGATACGGATCCAACGTTGGCCGACGGTCAGGGGAATCTCGTGCACAACAATGCCACCGGCATTTACGCCACCGGCTATGTGCAGGTCACGGGAAACACGGTCTACAACAACACCGGCACGGGGATTTACCTTTACAGCGGCGGCAGCGGCCTCCAGGCCTCGCAGAACGTGGTCCACGACAATGGCGTGGGAATCCAGACGTACAGCGGCGGTGTGGTCAGCAATAACCGGGTCTATCACAACGCCAACCAGGGGATTCTTGTCTACTACAACGCGAGCGTGCTCGGGAACACGGTCTATTCCAATTCCATCGGCATCCAAGAGTCCGCCTACGGCCAGATCGCCAACAACCTCGTCTACGCCAACGCCAACGAAGGGATCGAACTGACGGGCACCTATTCCAGCGGCGCGCAGGTGACCAACAACACGGTTTACCAGGTGGTCGGCGACGCGGTGCTGGTCCAAAGCGGCTCTCAGAACGTCACGCTGCGGAACAACATCCTTTGGGTCCTGGCCGGTTACGATCTCAACGTCACCCCCGACAGCCAAATCGGATTCAGTAGCGACTACAATGATCTGTATATATCGGGTTCGGGCCAAGTGGCTTTCTGGCAGGGAGTTCCTCGGTCGGCGCTGTTCGCCTGGCAAGTCACGGCGTTCGACGATCAAAATAGCCTGTCTCGCGATCCGCTGTTTGTAAATCCGCTCGGCGCGGACGGCGTCCTGGGCTATGGCAGTCCCACCAACGACGGCCGCGACGACAATTTCCATTTGCAAAGTCCCTTCGGCTACTTCGCAGGCTCGTCCGCGCCGGTGGCGGATACGATCTCTGGCAAGCCAGCGCTTCTAACAAAATCGGAGGTGATCAATTCCGCACTCGGCACGTCGCCAGGCATCGATCGCGGCGATCCATCGTCGAGCTATGCCAACGAACCTGCGCCCAACGGCGGTTTCATCAATCTCGGCGCCGATGGCAACTCTTCGTTCGCGTCTATCAGCCCCAACCAATATGTGCTCGTGACTCGGCCGGTCGGAGGCGAGGTCTGGCCCGAGCTGCAAACGTTCCAGATCGGTTGGCGCAGTCAAGACGTCAATGATCCAAGCAACACGTTGGACACGATCCGCATTGATCTGACCGAACAGGGCAATCCTTCGTTCGACTTACCCATTGCAACCGGGTTACCGGCTACCAGCAACGGTCAATACGCCTGGTTTGTTCCGAACTCGATTACCCCAGCGGCCGATTACGTGATAAAAGTGACCCGTGTCGCCGGTGGCGGCAACTTTTTCGGCGCGAGCCTGGCGCCATTCACGATCACGGCGCCGCAGTTCGCTTATTACGTTGCGGATCCGAATAAACTGACGCACGATTCGCACGACTGGACTACCGCGCCCGGCAACGACGCCAACAGCGGTGTTGACCCCGCCCATCCCAAGGCCTCGATCGCCGCCGTGCTGAACGCGTACC